A genome region from Dolichospermum compactum NIES-806 includes the following:
- a CDS encoding HetZ-related protein — MKANIANLPNSTSAFDSYISLEELSVPTSDTLVQLLSHEMQSQVKSATSGVQDVVGRIAKEVERICDKSSRIQNSGQIQSWQITLGRHRLQKCLRYYQLGSKQGRVELHSSLGAIVYRHVTIAGSDLGFEARYNLIEDFLQAFYIEAIKAFRRETELPEDYTPRTQLLVAEYMAFTEQYAKRRINLPGGANQQLIVLRAQGFARRQPQETTVDIEMAVDSAKTEEAESYQRNVAVQQIRSQMIAKPGFDPSEESERNRVITELMKYLESQGQSDCMNYLTLKLQDLSAPEIDQILGLTSRQRDYLQQRFKYHVEKFAKQHQWQLVHQWLGAGLEHKLGLSSQQWDIFWHQLTPQQQQIFDLKTACQSDQLISKAVQCTPKQLQKRWTQMLELAWSIRNGHAESKNN; from the coding sequence ATGAAAGCTAACATCGCCAATCTGCCTAATTCTACATCTGCTTTTGATAGCTATATTTCTCTTGAAGAATTGTCTGTTCCTACCAGCGATACATTAGTACAACTTTTATCCCATGAAATGCAATCTCAAGTTAAATCCGCCACTTCAGGTGTACAAGATGTTGTTGGACGCATAGCCAAAGAAGTAGAACGGATATGTGATAAAAGCTCCCGCATTCAAAACTCAGGACAAATTCAGTCTTGGCAAATTACATTAGGAAGACATCGGTTACAAAAGTGCTTGCGTTACTACCAACTTGGTTCTAAACAAGGACGTGTGGAATTACATAGCAGTTTGGGCGCAATTGTTTATCGTCACGTTACTATTGCCGGCTCAGATTTAGGATTTGAGGCTCGTTACAATCTGATTGAAGATTTTTTACAAGCTTTTTATATTGAAGCTATTAAAGCGTTCCGTCGAGAAACCGAATTACCCGAAGATTACACCCCCCGTACTCAGCTACTTGTAGCTGAGTATATGGCGTTTACAGAACAATATGCCAAACGCCGGATTAATTTACCTGGGGGCGCTAATCAACAGTTAATTGTTCTACGCGCTCAAGGTTTTGCCCGTCGTCAACCCCAAGAAACTACTGTAGATATTGAAATGGCAGTGGATTCTGCGAAAACCGAAGAAGCAGAATCGTATCAACGCAATGTAGCCGTGCAGCAAATTCGCTCACAAATGATTGCTAAACCTGGTTTTGACCCTTCGGAAGAATCGGAACGCAATCGCGTGATTACCGAATTGATGAAATATCTGGAGTCTCAAGGACAATCTGACTGTATGAATTACTTGACTCTCAAACTCCAGGATCTTTCTGCACCGGAAATTGACCAAATTCTCGGTTTAACCAGTCGTCAACGCGATTATTTACAACAGAGATTTAAATATCATGTTGAGAAGTTTGCCAAACAGCACCAATGGCAATTAGTTCATCAATGGTTAGGCGCTGGTTTAGAACATAAGTTAGGTTTATCTTCCCAGCAATGGGATATTTTTTGGCATCAACTCACACCACAGCAACAGCAAATTTTTGACCTAAAAACTGCTTGTCAAAGTGATCAACTTATTTCTAAAGCTGTTCAATGTACTCCTAAACAACTGCAAAAACGCTGGACACAAATGTTAGAATTAGCATGGTCTATTCGTAACGGTCATGCTGAATCTAAAAATAATTAA
- a CDS encoding DNA adenine methylase encodes MVSQIPKQTYPRPFLKWAGGKTRLISQYKDYFPQHYQTYYEPFLGGGAVFFHLQPSHAVLTDINADLVLTYRCVRDNFEELITLLQAHQQRHNSEYYYDVRNYHNGTNLEKAARFIYLNKTCFNGLYRVNSQGKFNVPVGKYKNPGICQEEVLRVASLTLKKVEIKQANFAEVLNYATGNNDFVYFDPPYYPLNKTSNFTAYSNFCFDENQQIKLRDIFIKLADKGVKVMLSNSDCPLIRDLYGDFNIHTISAARSINSNAQKRGKITEILVTSY; translated from the coding sequence ATGGTAAGTCAAATCCCTAAACAAACTTACCCACGACCATTTTTAAAGTGGGCTGGGGGTAAAACTAGATTGATTTCGCAATATAAAGACTATTTTCCCCAGCATTACCAGACTTACTATGAACCATTTTTAGGGGGTGGAGCAGTTTTTTTCCATTTGCAACCATCTCATGCAGTTTTAACTGATATTAATGCAGATTTAGTTCTTACTTATCGGTGCGTTAGAGACAATTTTGAAGAATTAATAACTTTACTGCAAGCACATCAGCAAAGGCATAATTCAGAGTATTACTATGATGTTAGAAATTATCATAATGGGACAAATTTAGAAAAAGCGGCTCGGTTTATTTATTTGAATAAAACCTGTTTTAATGGGCTGTACCGGGTTAATTCTCAAGGAAAATTTAATGTCCCTGTGGGAAAATATAAAAATCCGGGTATTTGTCAAGAAGAAGTTTTGCGAGTTGCATCCTTGACACTCAAGAAAGTAGAAATCAAACAAGCAAATTTTGCAGAAGTGTTAAATTATGCAACGGGTAATAATGACTTTGTTTATTTTGATCCTCCCTATTATCCTCTAAATAAAACTAGCAATTTTACAGCTTATAGTAATTTTTGTTTTGACGAGAATCAACAAATAAAACTCAGAGATATTTTTATTAAATTAGCTGATAAAGGTGTAAAAGTTATGTTATCTAATTCTGATTGTCCATTGATTCGTGACCTTTATGGTGATTTTAATATTCACACCATATCAGCAGCAAGGTCAATTAATTCTAATGCCCAAAAGCGAGGGAAAATCACTGAAATATTAGTAACTTCTTATTAG
- a CDS encoding DUF751 family protein: MFDGFWDNVFRYPRYLVSIVLGIFLNTLEPLFPLLKRPVTLIAILGLFTGGLFFVTLTVRAMLGLNPM; the protein is encoded by the coding sequence ATGTTTGATGGATTTTGGGATAACGTCTTTCGCTACCCTCGGTATTTAGTTAGTATCGTCTTGGGTATTTTTCTAAACACCCTTGAGCCGCTGTTTCCATTATTAAAACGTCCTGTGACGCTGATTGCTATTTTAGGCTTGTTCACGGGTGGTCTTTTTTTCGTAACGCTTACCGTGCGGGCTATGCTGGGATTGAATCCAATGTAA
- the rbfA gene encoding 30S ribosome-binding factor RbfA, whose product MATNRRVSRVAELIKREVSQMLLNGIKDDRVGTGMVSVTDVDVSGDLQHATIFVSIYGTEEAKTETMAGLKSATGYVRSELGARVRLRRTPEVIFVEDRSIERGTKVLSLLNQLEQQRASASVDEVVEEMAE is encoded by the coding sequence ATGGCTACAAATCGCCGCGTTTCCCGCGTTGCTGAATTAATTAAACGGGAAGTTAGCCAAATGCTACTCAACGGTATTAAGGATGACCGTGTGGGTACGGGAATGGTCAGTGTTACCGATGTGGATGTTTCTGGGGATCTACAACACGCTACCATCTTTGTGAGTATTTATGGAACGGAGGAAGCAAAAACGGAAACAATGGCTGGTTTAAAGTCAGCTACAGGTTACGTTCGCAGTGAATTGGGAGCTAGAGTCAGATTAAGACGGACTCCAGAAGTGATCTTTGTGGAAGATCGTTCTATAGAACGAGGTACTAAGGTGCTGAGTTTATTAAACCAACTGGAGCAACAACGAGCATCAGCAAGTGTGGATGAGGTGGTAGAAGAGATGGCGGAATGA
- a CDS encoding DUF4327 family protein, with translation MSVNTVPSINYNYYSLNVIQDEARRLVERGMVGRQQPIYTLCQFIPAREWVCVECELEKCDFLLRDRIGDLIGREEWDND, from the coding sequence ATGAGTGTTAATACGGTGCCTTCTATCAATTACAATTACTACTCTCTGAATGTTATTCAGGACGAAGCACGCCGACTGGTGGAGAGGGGAATGGTTGGTCGTCAACAACCAATATATACACTTTGCCAGTTTATACCGGCTAGAGAGTGGGTTTGTGTAGAATGTGAATTAGAGAAATGTGATTTTTTACTGCGCGATCGCATCGGTGATTTAATCGGACGCGAAGAGTGGGATAACGACTAA
- the petN gene encoding cytochrome b6-f complex subunit PetN has product MILTLGWVSLLVVFTWSISMVVWGRNGL; this is encoded by the coding sequence ATGATTTTGACACTGGGTTGGGTATCGCTGTTAGTTGTGTTTACATGGTCTATTTCTATGGTAGTTTGGGGACGCAACGGACTATAG
- a CDS encoding DUF4363 domain-containing protein — MKNFKPMLIIASISLLALVGCNKPEQSATETTPAATSNSTKKVPRQKSTVSNAGLLAVVSKTKIAVTSGNFVQSKKEFDKFEDAWKEVEDGIKAKSRDNYEAVEKSMDEISGELKAAKPQKDKLLASLKSLEKTINTISKS, encoded by the coding sequence ATGAAGAATTTCAAACCAATGTTAATTATTGCAAGTATCAGCTTACTGGCTTTAGTAGGTTGTAACAAGCCCGAACAATCTGCTACCGAAACTACCCCAGCAGCAACTTCCAATTCTACAAAAAAAGTCCCAAGACAAAAATCCACAGTAAGTAATGCAGGTTTACTCGCTGTAGTCTCCAAAACAAAAATCGCAGTTACATCTGGCAATTTTGTCCAATCTAAAAAAGAATTTGATAAGTTTGAAGATGCTTGGAAAGAAGTAGAAGATGGCATCAAAGCTAAATCTCGTGATAACTATGAAGCTGTAGAAAAAAGTATGGATGAAATCTCAGGAGAACTCAAAGCTGCTAAACCTCAAAAAGACAAGTTATTAGCATCCTTAAAGTCATTAGAAAAAACTATTAATACTATTTCCAAGTCTTAA
- a CDS encoding cation-translocating P-type ATPase: protein MTHKIELQSITGLSVLTAGDRLQEEGYNELPSTQHRQIWEIALEIFQEPIFLLLLGCGIIYLFLGDPQEALILLGFIFFIVGINLYQEQKTEKSLEALRDLSSPRALVIRDGERQRIPGREVVREDVIVLSEGDRVPADAVVMWSTHLSVDESLLTGESLPVRKQDTTDLENTMRTATQHRPGGEDLPFVYSGTLVVQGQGIAQVYATGMQTEMGKIGKALQTVEPEDTVLQRETRKIVSKLTFVAIAICVAVIVIYGATRNNWLQGILAGLALAMAILPNEIPVVLAIFLALGAWRFSQARVLTRRVPVVETLGSATVLCVDKTGTLTFNRMSVQQLFVYQPTTLTPQFYDVALHEREALPETFHELIEFGILASRKDPFDPMEKALKQVGDDYLARTEHLHQDWEILREYPLTGELLAMSCVWKSPENKLVVATKGAPEAIADLCHFNTQQKQDLEQQINKMAIAGLRVLGVAKVIGQHQKNKTLKSLPEAQHDFEFAFLGLLGMADPVRPTVAPAIAECYTAGIRVVMITGDYPATAQNIARQIGLKPATEVITGSELETIPEGELLSRIQTVNIFARVVPEQKLLIVNALKRCGEIVAMTGDGVNDAPALKAANIGIAMGERGTDVARESADLVLLDDDFSAIVQSVRLGRRVFDNLKKGMAYTLAVHIPIAGMSLIPVIFHWPLVLLPIHIAFLHLIIDPACTVVFEAEPEESNVMNRPPRNPRESLFSRRTLRLALLQGISVLVVLLLVFAVAFYSGHGEFDARTLAFTTLIVSNLSMILSNRSWSRTIPEMLRTPNAALWWVLAGAVVFMGLVLYVPVLRHLFRFSVLHFDDLLVSLTSGVLSILWFEGLKVWGRR from the coding sequence ATGACTCATAAAATTGAACTCCAATCTATTACGGGGTTATCTGTATTAACCGCAGGTGATCGCCTCCAAGAAGAAGGATATAATGAGCTACCATCTACCCAACATCGCCAAATCTGGGAAATTGCCCTAGAAATCTTCCAAGAGCCGATTTTTCTTCTGTTATTAGGATGTGGTATCATTTACCTGTTTTTGGGTGATCCCCAGGAAGCTTTAATTTTACTAGGGTTCATCTTTTTCATTGTTGGCATCAACTTATACCAAGAACAAAAAACAGAAAAATCTCTGGAAGCACTACGGGATCTTTCTAGTCCACGCGCATTAGTTATTCGTGATGGCGAACGTCAACGAATCCCTGGACGGGAAGTAGTTCGAGAAGATGTGATTGTTTTGTCAGAGGGTGATAGAGTTCCTGCTGATGCTGTGGTGATGTGGTCTACCCATTTGAGCGTTGATGAGTCTTTGTTAACTGGGGAATCTTTACCCGTTCGCAAACAGGATACCACCGATTTAGAAAATACGATGAGAACCGCCACACAGCATCGTCCTGGTGGTGAAGATCTACCTTTTGTCTATTCGGGAACGTTAGTAGTTCAAGGTCAGGGAATTGCCCAAGTCTATGCCACAGGGATGCAGACGGAAATGGGTAAAATTGGTAAAGCCTTGCAAACTGTCGAACCCGAAGACACGGTTTTGCAACGGGAAACTCGAAAAATTGTCAGTAAATTGACCTTTGTAGCGATCGCTATTTGTGTAGCTGTAATCGTTATTTACGGTGCAACAAGGAACAATTGGCTACAAGGAATTTTAGCAGGTTTGGCATTAGCAATGGCAATTTTGCCGAATGAAATTCCTGTGGTCTTGGCAATTTTCCTGGCTTTGGGGGCTTGGAGATTTTCCCAGGCTAGGGTTTTAACTCGGCGTGTTCCTGTAGTAGAAACACTGGGTTCTGCGACCGTTCTTTGTGTAGATAAAACTGGAACGCTGACTTTTAACCGGATGTCAGTTCAGCAATTATTTGTGTATCAGCCAACAACATTAACACCGCAATTTTACGATGTCGCCCTCCATGAACGGGAAGCCCTGCCGGAAACTTTTCATGAATTAATCGAATTTGGGATTTTAGCCAGTCGCAAAGACCCTTTCGACCCCATGGAAAAAGCCCTCAAACAAGTGGGTGATGACTATTTAGCTAGAACAGAACATTTACATCAAGACTGGGAAATCCTGCGGGAATATCCCCTCACAGGTGAATTATTAGCCATGTCCTGTGTGTGGAAATCTCCAGAAAATAAATTAGTAGTTGCTACCAAAGGAGCGCCGGAAGCGATCGCTGATCTTTGTCATTTTAACACCCAACAAAAGCAAGATTTGGAACAGCAGATTAATAAAATGGCGATCGCTGGTTTGCGTGTTTTGGGTGTAGCCAAAGTTATTGGGCAACATCAAAAAAACAAAACCCTCAAATCTCTTCCTGAAGCCCAGCATGACTTTGAATTTGCCTTTTTGGGACTGCTAGGTATGGCTGACCCCGTGCGTCCAACTGTCGCCCCAGCCATTGCCGAGTGTTACACTGCTGGTATCCGGGTAGTGATGATTACAGGGGATTATCCCGCCACAGCCCAAAATATTGCCCGCCAAATCGGTCTAAAACCTGCCACAGAAGTAATTACCGGGTCAGAACTGGAAACAATCCCAGAAGGGGAGTTACTATCTCGCATTCAAACTGTGAATATCTTTGCGCGGGTTGTTCCCGAACAAAAATTACTAATTGTGAATGCCCTGAAACGCTGCGGTGAAATCGTTGCTATGACTGGAGATGGTGTGAATGATGCCCCAGCTTTGAAAGCTGCAAATATCGGTATTGCTATGGGTGAAAGGGGAACAGATGTTGCCCGTGAATCTGCGGATTTAGTTTTGCTAGATGATGATTTTTCTGCTATTGTCCAATCTGTGAGGCTAGGACGGCGAGTATTTGATAACCTGAAAAAAGGGATGGCTTATACTTTGGCGGTGCATATCCCCATTGCGGGAATGTCCTTGATTCCGGTAATATTTCATTGGCCACTGGTATTATTGCCTATCCACATTGCTTTTCTGCATTTAATTATTGACCCTGCTTGTACTGTAGTATTTGAGGCTGAACCAGAAGAAAGCAATGTCATGAACCGTCCACCCCGTAATCCCAGAGAGTCCTTATTCAGCCGTCGAACTTTGAGGTTAGCACTGCTCCAAGGGATAAGTGTGTTAGTGGTGTTACTGCTTGTATTTGCTGTGGCTTTTTATTCTGGACATGGAGAATTTGATGCCCGTACTTTGGCTTTTACTACCCTAATTGTCTCGAATTTGAGTATGATTTTGAGTAATCGTTCTTGGTCGCGGACTATTCCCGAAATGTTACGCACTCCTAATGCGGCACTTTGGTGGGTGTTGGCTGGTGCTGTGGTGTTTATGGGTTTGGTGCTTTATGTTCCTGTGTTACGTCATTTATTCCGGTTCTCTGTTCTTCATTTTGATGATTTATTAGTTAGTCTCACTTCTGGAGTATTGAGTATTTTGTGGTTTGAAGGATTGAAGGTTTGGGGACGCAGATAA
- a CDS encoding cytochrome b family protein → MKKAFRKYHRVIGIIVCVPLLLTVLTGMLATIIGEWSVNMGLSSRLMLKIHTGEIFHLQGIYPILNGFGLIGLLVTGMSMSGLFNQKKKPNHN, encoded by the coding sequence GTGAAAAAAGCATTTCGTAAATATCATCGTGTTATTGGCATTATTGTTTGTGTCCCACTTTTATTAACTGTTTTAACGGGAATGTTAGCAACTATTATTGGAGAATGGTCTGTGAATATGGGGCTTTCTTCTAGATTAATGTTGAAAATTCATACTGGGGAAATTTTTCATTTACAGGGAATTTATCCGATTTTGAATGGTTTCGGATTAATCGGTTTATTGGTGACGGGTATGAGTATGTCGGGTTTATTTAATCAGAAGAAAAAACCTAATCATAATTAA
- a CDS encoding glycosyltransferase, with protein MTINPSNSLLAVPIGTLRIAEFTPKEIAENNTILLSLVIPTYKERDNIENVVNILSGLLDKTTPGNYELIIVDDDSPDRTWEVAQSLIPDYPQLRVMRRQEERGLSSAVIRGWQAARGCVLGVIDGDLQHPPEVLTQLLHKIEAGADLALASRHVDGGGVSSWSVIRRFLSRGAQVLGLVILPGVLGRVSDPMSGYFMVRRSAIANTTLNPIGYKILLEIIGRGQVREIAEVGYVFRERTEGESKVTWKQYVDYIQHLIRLRISTGRIGKISQKVNFPIGRFLRFGAVGFSGVFVDLTIFHIMRTVINLGLTRSTILSAEVAILNNFLWNDLWTFGDISRKQTGKRQRFKRFLKFNMVCLAGIIIQTLVVNFLFNSLGMNQYIAKLIAIAVATIWNFWVNLKLSWRVTEVK; from the coding sequence ATGACCATCAACCCATCCAATTCTTTATTAGCAGTTCCTATTGGTACATTGAGGATTGCTGAATTTACACCCAAAGAAATAGCCGAAAACAATACCATTCTCCTATCTTTAGTAATTCCTACTTATAAAGAACGTGACAATATCGAAAATGTGGTCAATATATTAAGTGGGTTATTGGATAAAACTACTCCTGGTAATTATGAACTCATTATAGTAGATGATGATAGTCCTGACCGAACTTGGGAAGTAGCACAATCTCTGATTCCAGATTATCCCCAATTACGGGTCATGCGTCGTCAAGAAGAACGGGGACTATCTTCAGCAGTAATACGGGGTTGGCAAGCGGCTAGAGGGTGTGTATTGGGAGTGATTGATGGTGATTTGCAGCATCCTCCAGAGGTATTAACACAACTGTTGCATAAAATAGAAGCGGGGGCTGATTTAGCCTTAGCTAGTCGTCATGTAGACGGTGGTGGTGTGAGTAGTTGGAGTGTAATTAGACGCTTTTTATCTAGGGGGGCGCAGGTATTGGGATTAGTGATTTTACCGGGAGTTTTAGGTCGAGTTAGTGACCCAATGAGTGGTTATTTTATGGTACGACGAAGTGCGATCGCCAATACCACACTTAATCCCATCGGGTATAAAATTCTTTTAGAAATCATTGGTCGGGGACAGGTAAGAGAAATTGCTGAAGTTGGTTATGTATTCCGCGAACGCACAGAAGGAGAAAGCAAAGTGACGTGGAAACAATATGTAGACTATATTCAACACCTAATTCGGTTACGGATATCTACTGGGAGAATAGGAAAAATTAGTCAAAAAGTTAACTTTCCTATCGGAAGATTTCTCAGATTTGGTGCGGTAGGATTTAGTGGCGTATTTGTGGATTTAACCATATTTCACATCATGCGTACCGTAATTAATTTGGGTTTAACGCGCAGTACAATTCTTTCTGCCGAAGTAGCAATTCTCAATAATTTTCTTTGGAATGATTTGTGGACATTTGGGGATATTTCCCGAAAACAGACAGGAAAACGCCAGCGTTTCAAAAGATTCTTAAAATTTAACATGGTCTGTTTAGCGGGGATAATCATCCAAACATTAGTAGTCAATTTCCTTTTTAATAGCTTAGGTATGAATCAGTATATAGCTAAATTAATAGCGATCGCAGTAGCCACAATTTGGAACTTTTGGGTTAACCTAAAACTAAGCTGGCGAGTCACAGAAGTCAAATAA
- a CDS encoding glycosyltransferase family protein, with translation MNLYLKKFLASQVNYWLSIGLLSIITLLLIFYPIYRISFSGIFINYNEAWNAYHLTRVNSGELLYNWQQQWTPVNYPPFSFYIVGGLSKLIHNPILAGRYLSLLSLLLIIIMVIFIVNILSRNLYYAVLSGIFCLSLFAAMAQGYIGMNDPQLLGHFPIILALLIYLRPFKIRYHLLITAALIVVGLFIKHNLIALPLAITIELFLISRQYFFKWLIYLGLITSGFILISINISGSNFIHEVMLTGSRVYSISQIVNSVDLLLTKLFIPFILAIIGITYAVRHLQIRITALYLLISITTGIYFSGGLGTNINIYFDTFISLSILLGVILSYLDSKSKLAKIFPLVISLSILISTRVMIIDSIHQITHLPDLAKQEQMNRMDASFLAQQNGSVLCIHNSIFICYLSGKSFEYDSFNGGQMIATGKNNKNSFLEKINTGYFRTILLDNDYLNLGLNKNNFNIEKSPIQKVRIMLIKDITDGLEKKFGKHSSVQFKSLDLLRINILQAINEHYTISYKSTNGTFYTYKK, from the coding sequence ATGAATTTATATTTAAAAAAATTTTTAGCTTCACAAGTTAACTATTGGTTAAGTATTGGATTATTATCAATAATAACATTATTACTGATTTTTTACCCTATTTACCGCATAAGTTTCTCAGGAATTTTTATAAATTATAATGAGGCTTGGAATGCATACCATCTGACTAGAGTAAATTCAGGGGAATTACTTTATAACTGGCAACAACAATGGACTCCAGTTAACTATCCTCCATTTTCTTTCTATATTGTCGGCGGTCTTAGTAAGTTAATTCATAATCCTATTTTGGCGGGAAGATATCTGTCTTTATTATCTTTGTTATTAATAATAATAATGGTAATTTTTATAGTTAATATTTTGAGTAGAAACCTTTATTATGCTGTTTTATCGGGAATCTTTTGCCTAAGTTTATTCGCAGCAATGGCTCAGGGTTATATAGGCATGAATGACCCTCAATTATTAGGACATTTTCCGATTATATTAGCATTATTAATTTATTTACGACCTTTTAAAATAAGATATCACCTATTGATAACGGCAGCATTAATAGTAGTGGGTCTTTTTATAAAACACAATTTAATTGCCTTACCATTGGCTATAACTATCGAACTTTTTTTGATTTCACGTCAATATTTTTTCAAATGGCTGATTTACTTAGGCTTGATTACCAGCGGTTTTATCTTAATTAGTATCAATATATCTGGTAGCAATTTTATTCATGAAGTCATGCTTACTGGTAGCCGTGTATATAGTATTTCACAGATTGTTAATAGTGTAGACTTGCTATTAACCAAGTTATTTATTCCTTTTATTCTCGCAATTATTGGCATAACCTATGCGGTCAGACATTTACAGATTAGAATTACTGCTCTATATTTGCTCATATCTATTACTACAGGCATTTATTTTTCTGGAGGGTTAGGGACTAATATTAATATTTATTTTGATACATTTATTAGTCTTTCTATATTGCTAGGTGTAATTCTCTCTTATCTAGATTCCAAAAGTAAATTGGCAAAAATTTTCCCACTGGTTATTAGTTTGAGTATTCTAATATCTACGCGGGTAATGATTATAGATAGTATTCACCAAATTACCCATTTACCTGATTTAGCAAAACAAGAACAGATGAATCGTATGGATGCGTCTTTTTTGGCACAGCAAAATGGTTCTGTATTATGTATACATAATAGCATCTTTATCTGCTATCTTTCTGGAAAGTCTTTTGAATATGATTCATTTAATGGAGGACAAATGATAGCAACTGGAAAAAATAATAAAAATAGCTTTTTAGAAAAAATAAACACAGGATACTTTAGGACAATTCTTCTGGATAATGACTATTTAAATCTGGGGTTAAATAAGAATAATTTCAATATTGAAAAATCACCAATTCAGAAAGTTCGTATAATGTTGATAAAAGATATCACCGATGGGTTAGAAAAAAAATTCGGTAAACATTCATCTGTTCAATTCAAATCTTTGGATCTATTGAGAATTAATATTCTCCAAGCTATTAATGAACATTATACTATCAGCTATAAAAGTACAAATGGAACTTTTTATACGTACAAGAAATAA
- the cofH gene encoding 7,8-didemethyl-8-hydroxy-5-deazariboflavin synthase subunit CofH produces the protein MTTITFESILQSALAEDNISPDYGVFLLKQTDPQAIAQIQSTANQLRQKQVGNTVTYIINRNINFTNICEQHCSFCAFRRDDGDADAYWLNSAQILEKATDAVRRGATEICMQGGLHPQAQINGKSLPYYLKLVKTIKDEFSHLHLHAFSPQEVQFIARLDGISYADVIKALRDAGVGSMPGTAAEVLDDEVRRVLCPEKIDTATWLEIVSTAHQLGVPTTSTILSGHIETPEQQIGHLEKLRSLQQTAIEKGYPARITEFIVLPFVGQEAPKSLRKKVGRDQPILADSLLLTAVARIYLGNYIPNHQPSWVKLGLDGATTALNWGCNDIGGTLMEEHITTMAGAVGGTCMEVETLQNAITSLKRPYQQRDTLYRVMGNWGQLTTDN, from the coding sequence GTGACTACTATAACTTTTGAATCTATTCTACAATCGGCTTTGGCAGAGGATAATATATCCCCAGATTATGGAGTATTTTTACTAAAACAAACTGACCCACAGGCGATCGCTCAAATTCAGTCTACAGCAAATCAACTCCGTCAAAAACAAGTTGGTAATACTGTTACTTACATAATTAATCGTAATATTAATTTTACTAACATTTGTGAGCAACATTGCAGTTTTTGTGCATTCCGCCGGGATGATGGTGATGCAGATGCTTACTGGTTAAATTCGGCGCAGATTTTGGAAAAAGCTACAGATGCAGTGCGTCGAGGAGCAACGGAAATATGTATGCAAGGGGGATTACACCCACAAGCGCAAATTAACGGTAAGTCTTTACCCTATTATCTCAAACTGGTAAAAACCATTAAGGACGAATTTTCTCACCTGCATTTACACGCTTTTTCGCCCCAAGAAGTCCAATTTATTGCCAGATTAGATGGAATTTCTTATGCTGATGTGATTAAGGCTTTGCGAGATGCTGGTGTCGGTTCTATGCCCGGAACAGCCGCAGAAGTGCTAGATGATGAAGTCAGACGGGTATTGTGTCCAGAAAAGATTGATACAGCCACTTGGTTAGAAATTGTCAGTACAGCCCATCAGTTGGGCGTACCTACTACGAGTACCATTTTGTCTGGACATATTGAAACCCCAGAACAGCAAATTGGTCATTTAGAAAAATTGAGATCGCTCCAACAAACAGCCATAGAAAAAGGCTATCCTGCTAGAATTACCGAATTTATTGTCTTACCCTTCGTTGGTCAAGAAGCCCCTAAATCCTTACGCAAAAAGGTAGGAAGAGACCAACCAATTCTCGCTGATTCCCTATTACTAACTGCTGTAGCTAGAATTTATCTGGGAAATTACATCCCCAATCACCAACCAAGCTGGGTAAAGCTAGGACTAGACGGTGCGACAACAGCCTTAAATTGGGGTTGTAATGATATCGGTGGCACGTTAATGGAAGAACACATTACCACAATGGCTGGGGCTGTCGGTGGTACTTGCATGGAAGTAGAAACTTTACAAAATGCAATAACTTCTTTGAAAAGACCCTACCAACAACGGGATACTTTATATCGGGTAATGGGTAATTGGGGACAACTAACAACTGACAACTAA